The following proteins are encoded in a genomic region of Arachis ipaensis cultivar K30076 chromosome B02, Araip1.1, whole genome shotgun sequence:
- the LOC107625206 gene encoding dihydrofolate synthetase-like isoform X5: MAFILFAEENVDIAVVEAGLGGARDAKNVISSVRIKAAPHTPLRLRDDPETGSILEKLTEENLRDWGLLQDFYRFVKVELMQFKEFLK; this comes from the exons ATGGCATTCATCTTGTTCGCAGAAGAGAATGTTGACATTGCTGTTGTTGAG GCTGGTTTAGGGGGTGCTCGGGATGCAAAGAATGTTATATCCTCAGTTAG GATAAAGGCTGCACCACATACTCCACTTAGGCTACGTGATGATCCTGAG ACAGGTTCCATTTTAGAGAAACTTACAGAGGAGAACTTACGGGACTGGGGGCTTTTGCAAGACTTCTATCGTTTTGTGAAG GTGGAACTCATGCAATTCAAGGAATTCCTAAAATAA
- the LOC107625206 gene encoding dihydrofolate synthetase-like isoform X1, producing MAFILFAEENVDIAVVEAGLGGARDAKNVISSVRIKAAPHTPLRLRDDPETGSILEKLTEENLRDWGLLQDFYRFVKTIESSAKEFFGQRWNSCNSRNS from the exons ATGGCATTCATCTTGTTCGCAGAAGAGAATGTTGACATTGCTGTTGTTGAG GCTGGTTTAGGGGGTGCTCGGGATGCAAAGAATGTTATATCCTCAGTTAG GATAAAGGCTGCACCACATACTCCACTTAGGCTACGTGATGATCCTGAG ACAGGTTCCATTTTAGAGAAACTTACAGAGGAGAACTTACGGGACTGGGGGCTTTTGCAAGACTTCTATCGTTTTGTGAAG ACAATAGAAAGTTCTGCCAAGGAATTCTTTGGGCAAAG GTGGAACTCATGCAATTCAAGGAATTCCTAA
- the LOC107625206 gene encoding kinesin-like protein KIN-7E isoform X2 encodes MAFILFAEENVDIAVVEAGLGGARDAKNVISSAAPHTPLRLRDDPETGSILEKLTEENLRDWGLLQDFYRFVKTIESSAKEFFGQRWNSCNSRNS; translated from the exons ATGGCATTCATCTTGTTCGCAGAAGAGAATGTTGACATTGCTGTTGTTGAG GCTGGTTTAGGGGGTGCTCGGGATGCAAAGAATGTTATATCCTCA GCTGCACCACATACTCCACTTAGGCTACGTGATGATCCTGAG ACAGGTTCCATTTTAGAGAAACTTACAGAGGAGAACTTACGGGACTGGGGGCTTTTGCAAGACTTCTATCGTTTTGTGAAG ACAATAGAAAGTTCTGCCAAGGAATTCTTTGGGCAAAG GTGGAACTCATGCAATTCAAGGAATTCCTAA
- the LOC107625206 gene encoding dihydrofolate synthetase-like isoform X3: MAFILFAEENVDIAVVEAGLGGARDAKNVISSVRIKAAPHTPLRLRDDPETGSILEKLTEENLRDWGLLQDFYRFVKTIESSAKEFFGQRFLL; the protein is encoded by the exons ATGGCATTCATCTTGTTCGCAGAAGAGAATGTTGACATTGCTGTTGTTGAG GCTGGTTTAGGGGGTGCTCGGGATGCAAAGAATGTTATATCCTCAGTTAG GATAAAGGCTGCACCACATACTCCACTTAGGCTACGTGATGATCCTGAG ACAGGTTCCATTTTAGAGAAACTTACAGAGGAGAACTTACGGGACTGGGGGCTTTTGCAAGACTTCTATCGTTTTGTGAAG ACAATAGAAAGTTCTGCCAAGGAATTCTTTGGGCAAAG GTTTCTTCTATGA
- the LOC107625206 gene encoding dihydrofolate synthetase-like isoform X4, producing MAFILFAEENVDIAVVEAGLGGARDAKNVISSVRIKAAPHTPLRLRDDPETGSILEKLTEENLRDWGLLQDFYRFVKTIESSAKEFFGQR from the exons ATGGCATTCATCTTGTTCGCAGAAGAGAATGTTGACATTGCTGTTGTTGAG GCTGGTTTAGGGGGTGCTCGGGATGCAAAGAATGTTATATCCTCAGTTAG GATAAAGGCTGCACCACATACTCCACTTAGGCTACGTGATGATCCTGAG ACAGGTTCCATTTTAGAGAAACTTACAGAGGAGAACTTACGGGACTGGGGGCTTTTGCAAGACTTCTATCGTTTTGTGAAG ACAATAGAAAGTTCTGCCAAGGAATTCTTTGGGCAAAGGTAA